GATCTATATCTATAGTAAAAACAAAAAAATACTATACAGGTGTATGATGCTATGGAAATCTTTCACAGAAAGTTACGGTTTTTCCTTTATATTGAAAGGAATATCTAATAGGTCTTGAATATCTTCTCCTATTTCTTTCATATCATCATCATCAGCTTCGTAGTACCATGTAATATCTACTATTTTACTATCATTATTTTTTTGATAGTTTTTTAATTTTTTCAGCACTTCGTATATACATCGAGATGAGCTGGTATTAAAATAAACAAAATCAAAAGTTACTTTCATCTGAGTTTTACCGTGTATTACCAAATCATCCAATGCTTTAAAAAATTCAGAATAAAAAACCATAGGATTTTCTGGACTAGAGGTTCCAGATATACTTAAAATTCCTTGTTCAGCATCAAATACTAATTTAGGAGTGTTTTTTGTCGCTTCTTTATATATTTTTTTCATTGTCTAACTTTTGTTTATGTGTTTAGTGTAATTAGAATATCTGTTTTTATATTGGAAAAGAAATAATCTATATCTATTTTAAATATTGTCTTTTTAATAATAAGGTTAAAATACATTAAATTATTTTTTTTTTGCAATTTTTTTATAAATCTAAATAAAATACTTTTATTTTACTAAAATAATATCTTTTATTTAGAATTTATTAAAAATTTTTTCTATTTCCATCTCTATTTCTTTTCCCTCTGTTTTTTTTTCGATAATTATTCCTTTCTTATCTAATAAAATCCAATAAGGAATATAAGTTATATTATATATTTTGATTGCTTGTTGAATAGGTGCTTGTATATCTAATCCGTTTTTCCATTCCATTTTATCTTCTTCTATAGCTTTTATCCAAGATTCTTTGTGTTTATCTAAAGATATAGAGAATATTTCTAAACCTTTTATGTTATATTTTTTATATATTTTTTGAAGGGTAGGGTTTTCTTCAC
This DNA window, taken from Chitinophagaceae bacterium, encodes the following:
- a CDS encoding DUF1987 domain-containing protein; this encodes MKKIYKEATKNTPKLVFDAEQGILSISGTSSPENPMVFYSEFFKALDDLVIHGKTQMKVTFDFVYFNTSSSRCIYEVLKKLKNYQKNNDSKIVDITWYYEADDDDMKEIGEDIQDLLDIPFNIKEKP